In the Geobacter sp. FeAm09 genome, one interval contains:
- a CDS encoding SUMF1/EgtB/PvdO family nonheme iron enzyme: MKRLLSVAACIGLMPLFAATQSFGEAVKDYTDPTTGIRFVRVAGGCFKMGDTFGDGAGNEKPPHDVCVADFSIAKQETTQDQWKKVMGTAPSFFKTCGDDCPVENVSWNDVQEFIAKLNKQSGKEYRLPTEAEWEYACRSGGKSEKFCGGNDVEAVAWYFGTAADRPQRVARKRPNGLGIYDMSGNVWEWVSDWYDDKFSSIKDNPQGPSSGANRVIRGGGWFMLPKNVRASVRSSLPPELHTYDVGFRLVVTAP; encoded by the coding sequence ATGAAGAGATTGCTGTCAGTAGCGGCCTGCATCGGGCTCATGCCCCTGTTTGCAGCGACGCAGTCCTTTGGAGAGGCCGTCAAGGATTATACCGATCCCACCACCGGCATCAGGTTTGTCCGCGTCGCCGGCGGCTGCTTCAAGATGGGCGACACCTTTGGCGACGGCGCCGGCAACGAGAAGCCGCCCCACGATGTCTGCGTCGCCGATTTCAGCATCGCAAAGCAGGAAACGACCCAGGACCAGTGGAAAAAGGTGATGGGGACCGCTCCGTCGTTTTTCAAGACCTGCGGCGATGATTGCCCGGTGGAGAACGTGAGTTGGAACGATGTGCAGGAGTTCATCGCCAAGCTCAACAAACAAAGCGGCAAGGAGTACCGCCTCCCCACCGAGGCCGAATGGGAGTATGCCTGCCGCAGCGGCGGCAAGAGCGAAAAATTCTGCGGCGGCAACGATGTGGAGGCCGTGGCGTGGTACTTCGGCACCGCGGCCGACCGTCCCCAACGCGTGGCCAGGAAGCGCCCCAACGGGCTGGGAATCTACGACATGAGCGGCAATGTGTGGGAATGGGTCAGCGATTGGTATGACGACAAGTTTTCCAGCATCAAGGACAATCCCCAGGGGCCGTCGAGCGGCGCAAACCGCGTTATCCGGGGTGGCGGGTGGTTCATGCTCCCCAAGAATGTCCGGGCCTCGGTGCGCAGCTCCCTGCCGCCGGAGCTGCATACCTACGACGTGGGGTTCCGTTTGGTCGTGACGGCCCCCTGA
- a CDS encoding DUF2269 family protein: MRELQEYNTVSVVLKFAHIISSCIWFGAVVCIGVLLYLNHESGSTAELNAFNLGIHYLDNYLIGPSVIVSVLSGVFLCFSKKLQLFACRWVIKKWLGSLIAVAFGLIWLAPWLRQLEIICKINQFMVFTIPGYYRTYYLNHISLVVQEIMLLYLILISLLKPCSDYKNCIHCRERFGYKKE; the protein is encoded by the coding sequence ATGCGCGAACTTCAGGAATACAATACCGTCAGTGTCGTACTCAAGTTCGCGCACATCATTTCATCCTGCATCTGGTTCGGGGCGGTCGTCTGCATCGGGGTCCTGCTCTATCTCAACCATGAATCCGGCAGCACCGCGGAGTTGAACGCCTTCAACCTGGGCATCCACTACCTGGACAATTACCTGATCGGGCCATCGGTGATCGTCAGCGTTTTGAGCGGGGTATTCCTCTGCTTCAGCAAAAAACTGCAGTTATTTGCCTGCCGGTGGGTGATCAAGAAATGGCTGGGGAGCCTGATCGCCGTGGCATTCGGCCTGATATGGCTTGCCCCGTGGCTGCGGCAGTTGGAGATCATCTGCAAGATCAACCAGTTCATGGTCTTTACCATACCCGGCTACTACCGCACCTACTACCTGAACCATATCAGCCTCGTGGTCCAGGAAATCATGTTGCTCTACCTGATTCTCATCTCCCTGCTCAAACCCTGCTCCGATTATAAGAACTGCATCCACTGCCGGGAGCGTTTCGGCTACAAAAAGGAGTGA
- a CDS encoding cytochrome C, producing MKNSNLILIPALGLTMSILYACANTASVARVHPEAVTGMPDCTECHADSWGALNHKAPDFMAKHKIYAGSKFACASCHQESFCADCHAHKEEIKPSDKFKDSPERSLPHRGDYLSQHKIDGKVDPASCVKCHGRQNNEGCKTCHR from the coding sequence GTGAAAAATAGCAACCTGATACTGATCCCGGCGCTTGGTCTCACGATGAGCATCCTCTATGCCTGCGCCAATACCGCCAGCGTCGCCCGGGTGCACCCCGAAGCGGTGACCGGCATGCCCGACTGCACCGAATGCCATGCGGACAGTTGGGGAGCCCTCAATCACAAGGCCCCGGACTTCATGGCCAAGCACAAAATCTACGCAGGCTCCAAATTCGCTTGCGCTTCCTGCCACCAGGAGTCCTTCTGCGCCGACTGTCATGCCCACAAGGAAGAGATCAAGCCGAGCGACAAGTTCAAGGATTCGCCCGAGCGTTCACTGCCGCACCGTGGCGACTACCTGAGCCAGCACAAGATCGACGGCAAGGTTGACCCGGCTTCCTGCGTCAAATGCCACGGCAGACAAAACAACGAGGGGTGCAAAACATGTCACAGATAA